The following coding sequences lie in one Bacteroides helcogenes P 36-108 genomic window:
- a CDS encoding 4-hydroxy-3-methylbut-2-en-1-yl diphosphate synthase → MDLFNYSRRETSEVNIGATPMGGFNPIRIQSMTNTATQDTEACVAQAKRIADAGGEYVRLTAQGIKEAENLMNINAALRKDGYMVPLIADIHFNPKVADVAALYAEKVRINPGNYVDAARTFKHLEYTDEEYTQELQKIRDRFIPFLYICKENHTAVRIGVNHGSLSDRIMSRYGDTPEGMVESCMEFLRICVEQDFKDVVISIKASNTVVMVKTVRLLAAVMEKEGMHFPLHLGVTEAGDGEDGRIKSALGIGALLADGLGDTIRVSLSEAPEAEIPVARKLVDYIMQRRNHPYIPGANVPEFDYLSPVRRETTAVHNIGGKNLPVVIAARPDGNMKFTPQFMPDYVYTGRSVPEQRPEGMHCIIDADVWMDLNGGETKPNNVWPAFKGDQLPFLSNCNASLKFLFITYIGLNDEAIACLKYHPEVVLVSQSIHPNRLGEQRALVHQMMQERLKNPIVFFEHYSEEEAENLQIKSAADIGALIFDGLCDGILLYNQGGKSDKAISDETIDATAFGILQAGRVRTSKTEYISCPGCGRTLYDLESTIARIKSATGHLKGLKIGIMGCIVNGPGEMADADYGYVGAGRGKISLYKKKECIEKNIPEEEAVEKLIELIKANGDYTE, encoded by the coding sequence ATGGATTTATTCAACTATTCCCGTAGGGAAACATCAGAAGTAAATATTGGAGCCACCCCTATGGGCGGCTTCAATCCTATCCGCATACAGAGTATGACCAACACGGCCACACAAGATACGGAAGCCTGTGTGGCACAGGCAAAACGCATCGCAGATGCAGGGGGCGAATATGTGCGCCTCACGGCACAGGGCATCAAGGAAGCCGAGAACCTGATGAACATCAACGCGGCTCTCCGGAAGGACGGTTACATGGTTCCTCTCATAGCCGACATCCACTTCAATCCCAAGGTAGCGGATGTGGCAGCACTTTATGCAGAAAAGGTTCGCATCAACCCGGGAAATTATGTAGATGCGGCACGTACCTTCAAACATCTGGAATACACAGATGAGGAATACACCCAAGAGCTCCAGAAAATACGTGACCGGTTTATCCCTTTCCTCTATATCTGCAAGGAAAACCATACCGCAGTCCGCATCGGTGTGAACCACGGCTCACTGTCAGACCGCATCATGTCCCGTTACGGAGACACACCGGAGGGAATGGTAGAGTCATGTATGGAGTTCCTGCGCATTTGTGTGGAACAGGATTTCAAGGACGTAGTGATTTCCATCAAAGCTTCCAACACGGTAGTAATGGTAAAGACCGTACGTCTGTTGGCAGCCGTCATGGAAAAAGAAGGCATGCACTTTCCGTTGCATCTTGGTGTAACGGAAGCAGGAGACGGGGAAGACGGGCGCATCAAATCGGCTTTGGGCATCGGCGCTTTGCTGGCCGACGGCTTGGGTGATACCATCCGTGTCTCTTTGAGTGAAGCTCCCGAAGCCGAAATTCCCGTAGCACGCAAACTGGTGGATTACATCATGCAACGCCGGAACCATCCTTATATCCCCGGAGCAAATGTTCCGGAATTTGACTATCTTTCTCCCGTACGTCGCGAAACAACGGCCGTACACAACATCGGCGGGAAGAATCTGCCGGTGGTTATTGCCGCACGTCCGGACGGCAACATGAAGTTCACTCCCCAATTCATGCCTGATTATGTCTATACAGGACGTTCCGTTCCCGAACAGCGTCCAGAAGGCATGCACTGCATTATTGACGCCGATGTATGGATGGACCTTAATGGGGGAGAAACGAAGCCAAACAATGTCTGGCCCGCTTTCAAGGGTGACCAGTTACCTTTCCTCAGTAACTGTAACGCATCACTGAAATTTCTGTTCATCACTTATATCGGGCTGAATGACGAAGCCATCGCCTGCCTGAAATATCATCCTGAAGTCGTACTGGTTTCACAAAGCATCCACCCCAACCGTCTGGGAGAACAGCGTGCGTTGGTGCATCAGATGATGCAGGAAAGGCTGAAGAACCCGATAGTCTTCTTTGAACATTATTCGGAAGAAGAGGCAGAGAATCTGCAAATCAAATCTGCCGCCGATATAGGAGCCCTCATCTTCGACGGTCTTTGTGACGGCATCTTGCTGTACAACCAAGGCGGCAAGAGCGACAAAGCGATAAGCGATGAAACAATAGATGCCACCGCCTTCGGCATCCTGCAGGCCGGACGAGTGCGCACCAGCAAGACCGAATATATCTCCTGCCCCGGTTGCGGACGCACTCTCTATGATTTGGAAAGCACCATTGCCCGCATCAAATCGGCAACCGGCCATCTGAAAGGACTGAAAATAGGTATCATGGGATGCATCGTCAACGGGCCGGGTGAAATGGCAGATGCCGACTATGGCTATGTAGGCGCCGGCCGAGGCAAGATTAGCCTTTACAAAAAGAAAGAATGCATTGAAAAGAATATCCCCGAAGAAGAAGCAGTAGAGAAGCTGATCGAACTGATAAAGGCAAACGGAGATTACACGGAATAG
- the purE gene encoding 5-(carboxyamino)imidazole ribonucleotide mutase, protein MSPIVSIIMGSTSDLPVMEKAAQLLNDLHVPFEMNALSAHRTPEAVEEFAKNARQRGIKVIIAAAGMAAALPGVIAANTTLPVIGVPIKGAVLDGVDALYSIIQMPPGIPVATVAINGAMNAAILAVQILSLSDDTLAKAFTAYKEGLKKKIVKANEDLKEVKYEYKVN, encoded by the coding sequence ATGTCTCCAATTGTTAGCATCATCATGGGCAGCACCTCAGACCTTCCTGTAATGGAGAAAGCCGCACAGTTGCTCAATGACCTGCATGTACCATTCGAAATGAATGCTCTCTCGGCCCACCGCACCCCGGAAGCTGTAGAGGAATTTGCAAAAAATGCCCGTCAACGTGGCATTAAAGTAATCATTGCTGCGGCAGGCATGGCTGCCGCCTTGCCGGGCGTCATTGCTGCCAACACCACCTTACCAGTCATCGGTGTTCCCATAAAAGGCGCTGTACTCGACGGTGTGGATGCACTATATTCCATCATTCAGATGCCTCCGGGCATACCGGTGGCCACTGTTGCCATCAATGGAGCTATGAATGCCGCCATTCTTGCCGTCCAGATACTGTCATTGAGCGACGACACACTGGCAAAAGCATTTACAGCCTATAAAGAAGGACTAAAAAAGAAAATCGTCAAGGCAAATGAGGATCTGAAAGAGGTGAAGTACGAATACAAAGTCAATTAG
- the gcvH gene encoding glycine cleavage system protein GcvH, with amino-acid sequence MNFPTNVKYTKEHEWIRQEGDVAYVGITDYAQEQLGDIVFVDIQTEGETLAADEVFGTIEVVKTISDLFLPVSGEVLEQNEALADQPELVNKDPYGEGWLVKIKPAGDADFDSLLDAEAYKALING; translated from the coding sequence ATGAATTTTCCAACAAATGTAAAGTACACCAAAGAACATGAATGGATTCGTCAGGAAGGCGATGTAGCTTACGTAGGTATCACTGATTACGCACAAGAGCAACTGGGTGACATTGTATTCGTGGATATCCAGACAGAAGGTGAAACGCTGGCAGCCGATGAAGTATTCGGCACAATTGAAGTAGTGAAAACCATTTCTGACCTTTTCTTGCCTGTCAGCGGAGAAGTTCTGGAACAAAACGAAGCTCTTGCCGACCAGCCTGAGCTGGTAAACAAAGATCCGTATGGAGAAGGCTGGCTTGTCAAGATTAAACCTGCAGGCGATGCAGACTTTGACAGTCTGCTGGATGCGGAAGCATACAAAGCTTTGATTAACGGATAA
- a CDS encoding phosphatase PAP2 family protein, with product MVEEHIIADKTLIRSAKVISAIFTPFSIPFLAFLILFLFSYLRIMPLKYKLIVLGVVYCFTILMPTLTIFIFRKINGFSPADLIERKRRYIPFILTITSYVFCLLMMHRLNIPWYMTGIILSALVMMIICVIVNLKWKLSEHMAGAGAVVGGLVAFSALFGYNPVWWLCLFILVAGVLGSARIILQHHTLGEVMGGFAVGLVCSLLVLHPVSNLLFRIFLF from the coding sequence ATGGTGGAAGAACATATTATAGCAGATAAAACCCTGATCAGGTCAGCGAAAGTAATTTCGGCCATATTCACACCCTTTTCCATCCCATTTCTGGCATTCCTGATTCTGTTTCTGTTTTCATATCTGCGTATCATGCCCTTAAAGTACAAACTAATTGTATTAGGGGTGGTCTATTGTTTCACTATCCTGATGCCTACATTGACAATTTTCATTTTCCGCAAGATCAACGGTTTCAGTCCGGCAGACCTGATAGAAAGAAAACGGAGGTACATTCCTTTCATCCTCACCATTACTTCTTATGTATTCTGCCTACTCATGATGCACCGTCTGAATATTCCCTGGTATATGACCGGCATCATTCTCTCCGCATTGGTAATGATGATTATCTGCGTCATAGTCAATCTGAAATGGAAACTCAGTGAACACATGGCGGGAGCCGGAGCCGTAGTGGGAGGACTGGTAGCCTTCAGCGCCCTGTTTGGATATAACCCCGTGTGGTGGTTATGCCTTTTCATTTTAGTGGCAGGCGTATTAGGCAGTGCCCGCATCATTCTGCAACATCATACATTGGGTGAAGTCATGGGAGGATTTGCCGTAGGTCTGGTTTGTTCCCTGCTTGTGCTTCATCCTGTGAGCAATTTATTATTCCGCATCTTCCTGTTTTAA
- the rpoN gene encoding RNA polymerase factor sigma-54 — translation MAQGSRQVQTQAQQQIQTLSPQQILVVKLLELPAVELEDRVHAELLENPALEEGKEESANDEYTDAPDAETAAEDGGNTDYDSLSDYLTEDDIPDYKLQENNRSKGEQAEEIPFSDTTSFYETLREQLGERDLTEHQRELAEYLIGSLDDDGLLRKSLDSVSDELAIYAGIEATPQELEEALKIIQDFDPAGLGARDLQECLLIQIRRKIEQQHFTPNPLLYIEEAIISECYEEFTRKHWDKIQQKLDLEEDAFEQAIKEICKLNPRPGASLGEAIGKNMQQIVPDFIVDTYDDSTINVTLNNRNVPELRMSRDFTEMVEEHTKNRANQSKESKEAMMFLKQKMDAAQGFIDAIKQRQNTLMTTMQAIIDLQRPFFLEGDESLLRPMILKDVAERTGLDISTISRVSNSKYVQTNYGIYPLKFFFSDGYTTEDGEEMSVREIRRILKECIDNEDKKKPYTDDELTEILKEKGYPIARRTVAKYRQQMNIPVARLRK, via the coding sequence ATGGCACAAGGTTCCCGACAGGTACAGACGCAGGCGCAACAGCAGATTCAGACGTTGTCTCCGCAACAGATTCTGGTAGTAAAGCTATTAGAACTTCCCGCTGTGGAGCTGGAAGACCGTGTGCATGCCGAACTTCTGGAGAATCCGGCATTGGAAGAGGGAAAAGAAGAATCGGCCAACGATGAATACACCGATGCTCCCGATGCTGAAACCGCCGCAGAAGATGGTGGAAACACCGATTATGATTCTTTAAGCGACTACCTGACAGAAGATGACATTCCCGACTATAAATTACAGGAGAACAACCGAAGCAAAGGCGAGCAAGCCGAAGAAATTCCTTTCTCCGACACCACTTCCTTTTACGAAACTTTGAGAGAGCAATTAGGTGAGCGTGATCTCACCGAACATCAACGTGAATTGGCGGAGTACCTCATCGGTTCACTGGACGATGACGGCCTGCTGCGCAAATCATTGGACAGCGTCAGCGATGAACTTGCCATTTACGCCGGAATCGAAGCTACCCCTCAGGAATTGGAAGAAGCATTGAAAATTATCCAAGACTTTGATCCGGCCGGATTGGGGGCCCGCGACCTCCAAGAATGCCTTCTTATCCAAATCCGGCGCAAGATAGAGCAGCAACATTTCACTCCGAATCCGTTGCTTTATATTGAAGAAGCTATCATTTCTGAATGTTATGAAGAATTCACCCGCAAACATTGGGACAAGATTCAGCAGAAGCTCGATTTGGAAGAAGATGCTTTTGAACAGGCCATCAAAGAAATATGCAAGCTGAATCCCCGTCCGGGAGCATCATTGGGTGAAGCCATCGGCAAAAATATGCAGCAGATAGTACCTGACTTCATTGTAGATACTTATGATGACAGTACCATCAACGTAACGCTGAACAACCGGAACGTTCCTGAACTGCGTATGAGCCGGGATTTCACGGAAATGGTGGAGGAACATACTAAGAACAGGGCAAACCAGTCCAAAGAATCCAAAGAAGCCATGATGTTTCTGAAACAGAAAATGGATGCGGCCCAAGGATTCATCGACGCCATAAAACAGCGCCAGAATACGCTGATGACCACCATGCAAGCCATCATCGATCTGCAACGTCCGTTCTTCCTCGAAGGGGACGAATCGCTGCTTCGCCCCATGATTCTGAAGGACGTTGCCGAACGGACGGGATTGGACATATCCACCATCTCACGTGTGAGCAACAGCAAATATGTGCAGACCAACTATGGCATCTACCCGTTGAAATTCTTCTTCAGTGATGGCTACACCACCGAAGACGGTGAAGAAATGTCCGTACGCGAAATCCGCAGAATATTGAAAGAATGCATTGATAATGAGGATAAGAAAAAGCCCTATACCGACGATGAACTCACCGAAATACTAAAAGAAAAAGGATATCCGATAGCCCGCCGCACGGTAGCTAAATACCGGCAACAGATGAATATCCCTGTCGCAAGACTCAGAAAGTGA
- a CDS encoding arylsulfatase: MKKRNLFFLSSGLLFSSLGAYAQKASKPNIIYIMCDDMGYGDLGCYGQPYINTPNIDKMADEGMRFTQAYAGSPVSAPSRASFMTGQHSGHCEVRGNKEYWRNAPAVMYGDNREYAVVGQHPYDPDHVIIPEIMKDNGYVTGMFGKWAGGYEGSVSTPDKRGIDEYYGYICQFQAHLYYPNFLNRYSKSLGDTAVVRVVMDENIKYPMFGKDYFKRPQYSADMIHKEAMKWLDSQNAQQPFFGIFTYTLPHAELAQPEDSILLGYEKKFFTDRTWGGQEGSRYNPSIHTHAQFAGMITRLDHYVGEVLKKLKDKGLDENTIVIFTSDNGPHEEGGADPAFFGRDGKLRGLKRQCYEGGIRVPFIVRWPGKVAAGAVNDHQCAFYDLMPTFCDIAGIKNYTKRYANKKKKEIDYFDGISFAPTLLGREAQKAHDFLYWEFDETDQIGVRMGDWKMVVKKGKPFLYNLATDIHEDYDVAAEHPDIVKRMKEIIRMQHTPNSNFSVTLPSWD, translated from the coding sequence ATGAAAAAACGGAATCTTTTTTTTCTGAGTAGCGGACTTCTTTTTTCTTCGTTGGGAGCCTACGCACAGAAAGCATCCAAACCCAATATCATCTACATTATGTGCGATGACATGGGGTATGGTGACTTGGGTTGCTATGGGCAGCCTTATATCAATACACCCAACATTGATAAAATGGCTGACGAAGGCATGCGTTTTACTCAGGCTTATGCCGGAAGTCCGGTGAGCGCACCTTCACGTGCTTCATTCATGACCGGGCAGCATTCCGGGCATTGTGAAGTGCGCGGTAATAAGGAATACTGGCGTAATGCCCCTGCCGTGATGTATGGAGATAACAGGGAATATGCTGTGGTGGGGCAGCATCCGTATGATCCGGATCATGTAATCATACCTGAAATAATGAAAGATAATGGGTATGTAACCGGTATGTTCGGCAAATGGGCAGGTGGCTATGAGGGCTCTGTCTCTACACCGGATAAGCGTGGAATTGATGAGTATTACGGCTATATCTGCCAGTTTCAGGCGCATCTTTATTATCCGAACTTCCTGAACCGTTATAGCAAGTCTTTGGGTGATACGGCAGTGGTCCGTGTCGTGATGGATGAGAATATAAAGTATCCGATGTTTGGCAAGGATTATTTTAAACGTCCGCAATATTCTGCGGATATGATTCATAAAGAGGCGATGAAATGGCTGGATTCACAGAATGCACAACAACCTTTCTTCGGTATTTTTACCTATACACTTCCTCATGCCGAATTGGCACAGCCTGAAGATTCCATATTGTTGGGTTATGAGAAAAAGTTCTTTACAGACAGAACTTGGGGCGGACAGGAAGGCTCACGTTATAATCCTTCTATCCATACCCATGCCCAGTTTGCTGGGATGATTACCCGTTTGGACCATTACGTCGGTGAAGTGCTGAAGAAACTGAAGGACAAAGGATTGGATGAGAACACTATTGTGATTTTTACCAGTGACAACGGCCCTCATGAAGAAGGAGGGGCAGATCCAGCCTTTTTCGGCCGTGATGGAAAACTCCGGGGATTGAAACGCCAATGCTATGAGGGTGGCATCCGCGTTCCTTTTATAGTCCGCTGGCCGGGTAAAGTAGCGGCAGGGGCAGTGAATGACCATCAATGTGCATTTTATGACCTAATGCCTACTTTTTGTGATATTGCAGGTATAAAGAATTATACCAAGCGGTATGCCAATAAAAAGAAAAAGGAAATAGATTATTTTGACGGAATATCTTTTGCTCCGACTTTGTTAGGGCGGGAAGCACAGAAAGCACATGATTTCCTATATTGGGAATTTGATGAAACCGATCAGATCGGTGTCCGCATGGGTGACTGGAAGATGGTGGTAAAGAAGGGAAAACCATTTCTGTATAATCTTGCTACGGATATACACGAGGATTATGATGTGGCTGCCGAACATCCTGATATAGTGAAACGGATGAAAGAAATAATCAGAATGCAGCATACTCCGAATTCTAATTTTTCAGTGACTCTGCCATCTTGGGATTAG
- a CDS encoding aminopeptidase P family protein, giving the protein MFAKETYVQRRALLKKNIGSGVLLFLGNDEQGLNYEDNTFRYRQDSTFLYYFGLSFAGLSAVIDIDEDKEIIFGDELTIDHIVWMGTQPTLKEKSERVGISETRPYADIVGYLHKAVQKGQSIHYLPPYRAEHKLKLMDWLGIPPAHQEGSVPFIRAVVAQRNHKSAEEIAEIEKACDVTADMHITATKVLCPGMYEYEVVAEMNRVAEANNCDLSFATIATVNGQTLHNHYHGNKVKPGDLFLIDAGAELPSGYCGDMSSTVPADKTFTSRQRAVYEIQNAMHLESVKALRPGIPYMEVYELSARVMVEGLKELGLMKGNAEDAVREGAHALFYPHGLGHMMGLDVHDMENFGELWVGYDGQPKSTQFGRKSQRLAIPLEPGFVHTVEPGIYFIPELIDLWKGEKKFADFINYDKVEAYRDFGGIRNEEDYLITEDGARRLGKKIPLTPEEVEALR; this is encoded by the coding sequence ATGTTTGCTAAAGAAACGTATGTGCAGCGCAGAGCCCTGCTTAAAAAAAATATAGGCTCAGGAGTGTTACTGTTTTTAGGTAACGATGAACAAGGATTGAACTATGAAGACAATACCTTTCGTTATCGTCAGGATTCTACTTTCCTTTATTATTTTGGTCTGTCATTTGCCGGTTTGTCGGCCGTTATCGACATTGATGAGGACAAGGAAATCATTTTCGGTGATGAACTGACCATTGATCATATTGTCTGGATGGGAACCCAACCTACCCTGAAAGAGAAAAGTGAACGGGTAGGCATTTCGGAAACTCGTCCTTATGCAGATATTGTAGGTTATCTGCATAAGGCTGTGCAGAAGGGACAGAGCATACATTACCTTCCTCCCTACCGTGCCGAGCATAAGTTGAAACTGATGGACTGGCTGGGTATTCCACCTGCACATCAGGAAGGATCAGTGCCGTTTATCCGTGCGGTAGTGGCACAGCGCAACCATAAGTCGGCAGAAGAAATAGCCGAGATTGAAAAGGCCTGCGACGTGACGGCCGACATGCATATCACAGCTACGAAAGTCCTCTGTCCGGGTATGTACGAATATGAAGTGGTGGCAGAGATGAACCGTGTGGCAGAGGCTAATAATTGTGACCTTTCTTTTGCAACGATTGCTACGGTGAACGGGCAAACGTTACACAATCATTATCATGGCAACAAGGTAAAGCCGGGAGATCTTTTCCTTATTGATGCAGGTGCTGAACTTCCTTCCGGCTATTGTGGAGATATGTCCTCCACCGTCCCTGCCGACAAGACTTTCACTTCCCGCCAGCGTGCGGTTTATGAAATTCAGAATGCTATGCATCTGGAATCTGTAAAAGCACTCCGTCCGGGCATTCCTTATATGGAGGTATATGAACTCTCTGCCCGTGTCATGGTAGAAGGGCTGAAGGAACTGGGTCTGATGAAAGGAAATGCTGAAGATGCTGTGCGTGAAGGGGCGCATGCGCTGTTCTATCCTCACGGTCTGGGGCACATGATGGGGCTGGACGTACACGATATGGAAAATTTTGGTGAACTTTGGGTGGGTTACGACGGTCAGCCTAAGAGCACGCAGTTCGGCCGCAAGAGCCAGCGGCTTGCCATCCCTCTGGAACCGGGTTTTGTGCACACCGTTGAACCGGGCATTTATTTCATCCCCGAGCTGATAGACCTTTGGAAAGGCGAAAAGAAATTTGCGGACTTCATCAATTACGATAAGGTGGAAGCATACCGTGATTTCGGCGGAATCCGCAATGAAGAAGATTATCTGATAACCGAAGACGGTGCACGCCGCTTGGGCAAGAAGATTCCTTTGACGCCGGAAGAGGTGGAGGCGCTGCGCTGA
- a CDS encoding TlpA family protein disulfide reductase: protein MIRYTIFFLTIFLYSCQQSQSINKECEEQIVVCFDHYQPKPYKTPGGSKHIPMPKVLYTDNTEVLREYMPEADFDTIILQSPEHFKELALNYRDFEFIYYPLMQGDTITISMDNLDYPILSSKHHPERNRIYNMNYELRKGRTHSGLEAKTCLGSDWVRIAQNIDVIRANNWTSLLMNYCPLDSLQSMFSSYKTAYTDTINLFKQQQIISDKIYNHYQYLLALKDYESRRMLNEDTTFYRQMEPEISDKYIRYPSYREFLDYYLWFFNQHIPTIRKSQGGSKDWRQTFDELSPKPFQPKSKQILLERCIKEIGENFSAQDVNSYLDKYIHITQDTLLLNKIRDQYNLSADASQLLLKDIHGKPTNLNILLKKNRGKVIYVDFWASWCVPCREEMPPSAKLRELYKGKNVVFVYLALNDKESSWKKAVEQEGLSEVPNNFFITNSKNSKILEKLKLGLIPRYIIFDKRGNIVEMNAPRPSDQQVTTTIDKYLK from the coding sequence ATGATTAGATATACCATTTTCTTTCTGACGATATTTCTCTATTCTTGCCAGCAGAGCCAATCCATCAATAAAGAATGTGAAGAACAGATTGTAGTATGTTTCGACCACTACCAGCCTAAACCATACAAAACTCCCGGAGGGTCAAAACACATACCCATGCCTAAAGTTCTCTATACCGACAATACAGAAGTACTTAGGGAATATATGCCGGAAGCAGATTTCGATACTATAATCTTACAATCACCCGAGCATTTCAAGGAATTAGCCCTGAATTATAGAGATTTTGAATTTATCTATTATCCTTTAATGCAAGGGGATACTATTACCATCTCTATGGACAACCTCGACTACCCTATTTTAAGCAGCAAACATCACCCGGAACGCAACAGAATCTATAATATGAACTATGAATTGCGCAAAGGGAGGACACACTCCGGCTTAGAAGCAAAAACATGTTTGGGAAGCGACTGGGTACGGATTGCCCAAAACATAGACGTGATACGAGCCAACAACTGGACTTCATTATTAATGAACTATTGCCCTTTGGACTCATTGCAATCCATGTTCAGCAGCTATAAAACAGCCTATACGGACACCATCAACCTCTTTAAACAACAGCAAATCATCTCGGACAAGATATACAATCACTATCAATACCTACTTGCTCTGAAAGACTATGAATCCCGGCGGATGTTGAATGAAGACACCACCTTCTATCGCCAGATGGAACCCGAAATATCCGACAAATATATCCGTTATCCCTCCTACCGTGAATTTCTGGACTACTACCTTTGGTTTTTCAATCAGCATATTCCGACAATACGCAAATCCCAAGGAGGAAGCAAGGATTGGCGTCAAACCTTCGATGAATTATCTCCGAAACCATTTCAGCCAAAATCCAAACAAATCTTGCTTGAACGCTGCATCAAAGAAATCGGCGAAAACTTTTCGGCACAAGATGTAAACAGCTATCTTGATAAATATATCCATATCACTCAAGACACACTACTACTCAACAAAATAAGAGACCAATACAACTTGTCTGCCGACGCCAGCCAGCTATTGCTGAAGGACATTCACGGAAAGCCTACCAACCTAAACATATTGTTGAAAAAAAACAGAGGAAAAGTCATTTATGTGGACTTTTGGGCAAGCTGGTGTGTGCCCTGCCGGGAAGAAATGCCTCCCTCGGCAAAGTTGAGAGAATTGTACAAGGGAAAAAATGTGGTATTCGTCTATCTGGCCCTCAACGACAAGGAAAGCAGTTGGAAGAAGGCGGTAGAGCAAGAGGGCTTATCAGAAGTGCCCAACAATTTCTTCATCACCAATTCAAAGAATAGCAAAATACTGGAAAAGCTAAAGTTGGGATTAATTCCCCGATACATCATTTTCGATAAACGGGGCAATATTGTTGAAATGAATGCTCCAAGACCGAGCGACCAACAAGTGACAACAACGATAGACAAATATTTAAAATAG
- a CDS encoding TIGR04149 family rSAM-modified RiPP, translated as MNFNDLKSKALSKTQMRAIKGGSGTCGYKSPSGTVECNVSKIQAQFMATSEGNWCCDSCASSSYCG; from the coding sequence ATGAATTTCAATGATTTAAAATCAAAAGCTCTCAGCAAGACTCAGATGAGAGCAATCAAAGGTGGTTCTGGTACTTGCGGTTACAAATCACCAAGCGGTACCGTAGAATGTAACGTAAGCAAAATTCAGGCCCAATTCATGGCTACCTCGGAAGGAAATTGGTGCTGTGATAGCTGTGCTTCAAGCAGCTATTGTGGGTAA
- a CDS encoding DUF3244 domain-containing protein produces the protein MKRILYLSILTVFLVIMSTTTSSAKELANNNGEITLTVAKDDTRHIEHGHDIEPDRPVTPRSIIFQPAYAYLYNDVVDISFNESIAVVSVTITNESTGEAVNSETHSNPATLSIDLNGESSGNYLIEIEADNTCLEGNFNL, from the coding sequence ATGAAACGAATCTTGTATCTGAGCATTTTAACCGTATTCCTTGTAATAATGAGTACAACAACATCCAGCGCTAAAGAGCTTGCTAATAACAATGGAGAGATTACACTCACTGTGGCCAAAGATGACACGAGACACATAGAACATGGACATGATATAGAACCAGATAGACCCGTGACTCCACGCAGCATCATTTTTCAGCCTGCCTACGCTTATCTCTATAATGATGTAGTAGATATCAGCTTCAATGAAAGCATTGCAGTTGTCAGTGTCACTATCACCAATGAATCTACCGGTGAAGCAGTCAATTCAGAGACACACAGCAATCCTGCTACCCTCAGTATAGACCTGAACGGCGAAAGCTCAGGTAACTATCTCATTGAGATAGAGGCGGACAATACTTGTTTAGAAGGAAATTTTAACTTATGA